The Candidatus Zixiibacteriota bacterium genome includes a window with the following:
- a CDS encoding TIGR00725 family protein, with the protein MPSASRKPFIGVIGAGQCNSEITTKAFELGQEIARSGAILVCGGLGGVMRAVSKGARAEGGVTIGVIPGDSKEDANEYIDYPICTGMGQARNLVIINTADVLIAVAGQYGTLSEIGFARKSGKPVISLGSWEIDDSIVRAENAKEAVQLALQAIQG; encoded by the coding sequence ATGCCATCTGCCAGCCGTAAACCGTTTATCGGTGTGATCGGCGCCGGCCAATGCAATAGTGAAATAACGACAAAAGCGTTTGAACTGGGCCAGGAAATTGCCCGTTCCGGTGCAATCTTAGTCTGCGGCGGTCTGGGCGGAGTGATGCGGGCGGTTTCAAAAGGAGCCCGGGCAGAAGGCGGTGTTACGATCGGTGTCATTCCCGGAGATAGTAAAGAGGACGCCAACGAGTATATCGACTATCCGATTTGTACCGGCATGGGGCAGGCACGCAACCTGGTAATTATAAATACGGCCGATGTCCTGATCGCTGTGGCGGGACAATACGGTACCCTCTCGGAAATCGGATTTGCACGCAAATCGGGAAAGCCGGTGATCTCATTGGGTAGCTGGGAAATCGATGACAGCATAGTCAGGGCGGAAAACGCAAAGGAGGCAGTACAATTAGCGCTTCAGGCAATTCAGGGGTAG